One segment of Syngnathus scovelli strain Florida chromosome 6, RoL_Ssco_1.2, whole genome shotgun sequence DNA contains the following:
- the ppfibp2b gene encoding liprin-beta-2b isoform X12 — METPIDVYKHFSWLKKVNLCPPSNNETYQERLLRLEGDKESLVLQVSVLTDQVEAQGEKIRDLESSLEEHRRKLAFTEEMLQQELVSRTSLETQKLDLMDEVSYLKLKLVSIEETQITHPQDPMDTNENKAEYVVNLISELQEQMCRFQEEISTRIQEKRALEDGDSQRGEPRADQAQGHSPVIGLSGTNLSLCGLSTWKHNGALTTNDFLQEVKKLKNKVEELEEEKGQYERQLRVTKAEISDLQQLLASKDAEIECLHTQLLARGSTANDNAERDQEYQRLKVGMESLLASNDEKTRRIEELTNLVGQYRKINELMALTHGSSEEELSGSLKVRAIAHKAHCDIYRSEMSSRGSSPLMLSSSPYQRDLDSCFQNSMDISLSTGDTTFLNGSWHQRRLQSSSLEELQSRSLQKPVEVLPDESESDVGGENALMELNKYQTLPGKLCGKSELRTKMNGDREREEYLSPVRLSPVSSHNQDYSLIRFRSASAPVLGSPGKYDLYYTECSEQLEGCILSEQSPLSSEMNSGQHSPMSPENRKSQRGIKKLWGLIRRSQSGSPVQTHDPDLVEFKRGGPRNTTGPRQARSGYIRDLKLHFSRWNTEQVCTWLEDIGLGQYATMAHQWVSSGQTLLSATPQDLEKEMGMKNPLHRKKLHLAIKTFNSKQHEKSAELDYLWVTRWLDDIGLPQYKDQFSEGRVDGQMLQYLTVNDLLVLKVTSQLHHLSIKCAIHVLHVNKFNPNCLKRRPGTENQFAPSEVVQWSNHRVMEWLRSVDLAEYAPNLRGSGVHGGLIMLEPRFNSDSLAMLLNIPPQKTLLRRHLTTNFSNLVGVQAQQEKKEYIEAVNYTPLSITAKVKPKKLGFSNLTHLRKKRPDESTDYVCPVESAGSLKGHSTVNGTQVYHYNNNNNFRSLSTIVTREPDQSRHQPLIPQPASHPHPVLLNPAHQCDPVP, encoded by the exons GAACTGGTGAGCAGGACGTCTCTGGAAACTCAGAAGTTAGATCTGATGGATGAGGTCTCATACCTGAAACTGAAGTTGGTTAGCATTGAGGAAACGCAGATCACACATCCGCAAGATCCCATGGACACAAACGAGAACAAAGCAGAG TACGTGGTAAATCTCATTAGTGAGCTCCAGGAGCAGATGTGCAGGTTTCAAGAGGAAATCAGCACTCGCATTCAGGAGAAGCGGGCTCTGGAAGATGGTGACAGCCAGCGTGGAGAGCCACGTGCTGACCAAGCCCAGGGTCACAGCCCTGTGATCGGGCTGAGCGGCACAAACCTGAGCCTGTGTGGTCTCAGTACTTGGAAGCACAACGGAGCACTGACTACAAAT GATTTTTTGCAAGAAGTGAAGAAACTCAAGAATAAAGTGGAGGAGTTGGAGGAAGAGAAGGGACAGTATGAGAGGCAACTTCGAGTCACCAAG GCTGAAATTTCAGACCTGCAGCAGCTCCTTGCCTCCAAAGATGCTGAGATTGAATGCCTACACACCCAACTTCTGGCCAGAGGCAGCACAGCCAATGACAACGCAGAGAGAG ATCAGGAATACCAGAGGCTGAAGGTGGGGATGGAGTCTCTTTTAGCTTCAAACGATGAAAAG ACGCGCCGTATAGAGGAGCTGACAAATCTGGTTGGCCAGTATCGAAAGATTAATGAGCTCATGGCACTCACACATG GAAGCAGTGAAGAGGAGCTGAGTGGCAGTTTAAAAGTCAGAGCCATTGCACACAAAGCCCATTGTGATATCTACAGGTCAGAG ATGTCATCAAGAGGATCTTCGCCACTTATGTTATCCTCATCACCTTACCAGAGAGACCTAGATTCATG TTTTCAGAACTCTATGGACATATCACTTTCTACTGGCGATACAACCTTCTTAAATGGATCATG GCATCAGCGCAGGTTGCAGTCAAGCAGTCTTGAGGAATTGCAAAGCAGATCTCTACAAAAG CCCGTAGAGGTCCTGCCAGATGAAAGTGAATCAGACGTAGGGGGAGAG AATGCTCTAATGGAGCTGAACAAGTACCAGACGCTGCCAGGGAAGCTGTGTGGAAAAAGTGAGCTAAGGACCAAGATGAACGGTGACAGAGAAAGAGAAGAATATTTATCTCCTGTAAGGCTCTCGCCTGTCTCTAGCCACAACCAGGACTACAGTCTGA TTCGCTTCAGGAGTGCCAGTGCTCCAGTTTTAG GCTCTCCTGGAAAGTATGATCTTTACTATACTG AATGTTCAGAGCAACTAGAAGGGTGTATATTGTCAGAGCAGTCACCTCTATCCTCTGAAATGAACTCTGGACAGCACTCTCCTATGTCACCCGAAAACAGGAAAAGCCAAAGAGGCATAAAGAAGCTCTGGGGCTT GATTCGTCGGAGTCAATCAGGTAGTCCAGTTCAAACACATGACCCCGATCTTGTCGAGTTCAAGAGGGGAGGCCCCAGAAACACAACTGGACCAAGACAGGCACGTTCAGGGTACATAAG AGACCTGAAGCTGCATTTTTCAAGGTGGAACACAGAGCAGGTGTGTACGTGGCTTGAGGACATTGGACTGGGCCAGTATGCCACCATGGCCCACCAGTGggtcagcagtggtcaaactttatTGTCTGCCACACCGCAAGACCTAGAAAAG GAAATGGGAATGAAAAATCCATTGCACAGGAAGAAACTCCATTTAGCCATCAAGACGTTTAATAGCAAGCAGCACGAGAAGTCCGCCGAGCTGGATTACCTCTGGGTCACTC GCTGGCTAGATGACATTGGCCTTCCTCAGTATAAGGACCAATTTAGTGAAGGAAGAGTGGATGGGCAGATGTTGCAGTACCTTACTGTG AACGACTTGTTGGTCCTCAAAGTGACCAGCCAACTGCATCATCTCAGCATCAAGTGCGCCATACATGTTCTACATGTTAACAAGTTCAACCCGAACTGCCTCAAACGCAGGCCCGGCACTGAG AACCAGTTTGCTCCCAGCGAGGTGGTTCAGTGGTCCAATCATCGAGTCATGGAGTGGCTGAGATCTGTGGATCTGGCAGAATACGCCCCAAACCTGAGAGGCAGTGGAGTTCACGGAGGACTAATA ATGTTGGAGCCTCGGTTTAATTCCGACTCGCTGGCCATGCTGCTTAACATCCCTCCTCAGAAAACACTGCTGCGGCGCCACTTGACCACCAATTTCAGCAACCTGGTGGGAGTACAagctcagcaggagaagaaagaGTACATCGAGGCAGTGAACTACACACCACTCAGCATCACTGCCAAAGTCAAG ccTAAAAAGTTGGGCTTCTCTAACTTGACGCATTTGCGGAAGAAGCGGCCAGACGAATCAACAGACTACGTTTGCCCGGTTGAGTCAGCGGGGTCCCTTAAGGGACATTCAACAGTTAACGGTACCCAGGTGTATcactacaacaacaacaacaacttcaGAAGCCTGAGCACCATTGTGACCAGAGAACCTGATCAGTCCAGGCACCAG CCCTTAATACCTCAGCCCGCATCCCACCCCCATCCCGTGCTCCTCAACCCAGCCCATCAGTGTGACCCAGTACCTTGA
- the ppfibp2b gene encoding liprin-beta-2b isoform X9, whose translation METPIDVYKHFSWLKKVNLCPPSNNETYQERLLRLEGDKESLVLQVSVLTDQVEAQGEKIRDLESSLEEHRRKLAFTEEMLQQELVSRTSLETQKLDLMDEVSYLKLKLVSIEETQITHPQDPMDTNENKAEYVVNLISELQEQMCRFQEEISTRIQEKRALEDGDSQRGEPRADQAQGHSPVIGLSGTNLSLCGLSTWKHNGALTTNDFLQEVKKLKNKVEELEEEKGQYERQLRVTKAEISDLQQLLASKDAEIECLHTQLLARGSTANDNAEREEVYIKHLINKYQEYQRLKVGMESLLASNDEKTRRIEELTNLVGQYRKINELMALTHGSSEEELSGSLKVRAIAHKAHCDIYRSEMSSRGSSPLMLSSSPYQRDLDSCFQNSMDISLSTGDTTFLNGSWHQRRLQSSSLEELQSRSLQKPVEVLPDESESDVGGENALMELNKYQTLPGKLCGKSELRTKMNGDREREEYLSPVRLSPVSSHNQDYSLIRFRSASAPVLGSPGKYDLYYTECSEQLEGCILSEQSPLSSEMNSGQHSPMSPENRKSQRGIKKLWGLIRRSQSGSPVQTHDPDLVEFKRGGPRNTTGPRQARSGYIRDLKLHFSRWNTEQVCTWLEDIGLGQYATMAHQWVSSGQTLLSATPQDLEKEMGMKNPLHRKKLHLAIKTFNSKQHEKSAELDYLWVTRWLDDIGLPQYKDQFSEGRVDGQMLQYLTVNDLLVLKVTSQLHHLSIKCAIHVLHVNKFNPNCLKRRPGTENQFAPSEVVQWSNHRVMEWLRSVDLAEYAPNLRGSGVHGGLIMLEPRFNSDSLAMLLNIPPQKTLLRRHLTTNFSNLVGVQAQQEKKEYIEAVNYTPLSITAKVKPKKLGFSNLTHLRKKRPDESTDYVCPVESAGSLKGHSTVNGTQVYHYNNNNNFRSLSTIVTREPDQSRHQPLIPQPASHPHPVLLNPAHQCDPVP comes from the exons GAACTGGTGAGCAGGACGTCTCTGGAAACTCAGAAGTTAGATCTGATGGATGAGGTCTCATACCTGAAACTGAAGTTGGTTAGCATTGAGGAAACGCAGATCACACATCCGCAAGATCCCATGGACACAAACGAGAACAAAGCAGAG TACGTGGTAAATCTCATTAGTGAGCTCCAGGAGCAGATGTGCAGGTTTCAAGAGGAAATCAGCACTCGCATTCAGGAGAAGCGGGCTCTGGAAGATGGTGACAGCCAGCGTGGAGAGCCACGTGCTGACCAAGCCCAGGGTCACAGCCCTGTGATCGGGCTGAGCGGCACAAACCTGAGCCTGTGTGGTCTCAGTACTTGGAAGCACAACGGAGCACTGACTACAAAT GATTTTTTGCAAGAAGTGAAGAAACTCAAGAATAAAGTGGAGGAGTTGGAGGAAGAGAAGGGACAGTATGAGAGGCAACTTCGAGTCACCAAG GCTGAAATTTCAGACCTGCAGCAGCTCCTTGCCTCCAAAGATGCTGAGATTGAATGCCTACACACCCAACTTCTGGCCAGAGGCAGCACAGCCAATGACAACGCAGAGAGAG AGGAGGTGTACATCAAACATCTGATAAACAAAT ATCAGGAATACCAGAGGCTGAAGGTGGGGATGGAGTCTCTTTTAGCTTCAAACGATGAAAAG ACGCGCCGTATAGAGGAGCTGACAAATCTGGTTGGCCAGTATCGAAAGATTAATGAGCTCATGGCACTCACACATG GAAGCAGTGAAGAGGAGCTGAGTGGCAGTTTAAAAGTCAGAGCCATTGCACACAAAGCCCATTGTGATATCTACAGGTCAGAG ATGTCATCAAGAGGATCTTCGCCACTTATGTTATCCTCATCACCTTACCAGAGAGACCTAGATTCATG TTTTCAGAACTCTATGGACATATCACTTTCTACTGGCGATACAACCTTCTTAAATGGATCATG GCATCAGCGCAGGTTGCAGTCAAGCAGTCTTGAGGAATTGCAAAGCAGATCTCTACAAAAG CCCGTAGAGGTCCTGCCAGATGAAAGTGAATCAGACGTAGGGGGAGAG AATGCTCTAATGGAGCTGAACAAGTACCAGACGCTGCCAGGGAAGCTGTGTGGAAAAAGTGAGCTAAGGACCAAGATGAACGGTGACAGAGAAAGAGAAGAATATTTATCTCCTGTAAGGCTCTCGCCTGTCTCTAGCCACAACCAGGACTACAGTCTGA TTCGCTTCAGGAGTGCCAGTGCTCCAGTTTTAG GCTCTCCTGGAAAGTATGATCTTTACTATACTG AATGTTCAGAGCAACTAGAAGGGTGTATATTGTCAGAGCAGTCACCTCTATCCTCTGAAATGAACTCTGGACAGCACTCTCCTATGTCACCCGAAAACAGGAAAAGCCAAAGAGGCATAAAGAAGCTCTGGGGCTT GATTCGTCGGAGTCAATCAGGTAGTCCAGTTCAAACACATGACCCCGATCTTGTCGAGTTCAAGAGGGGAGGCCCCAGAAACACAACTGGACCAAGACAGGCACGTTCAGGGTACATAAG AGACCTGAAGCTGCATTTTTCAAGGTGGAACACAGAGCAGGTGTGTACGTGGCTTGAGGACATTGGACTGGGCCAGTATGCCACCATGGCCCACCAGTGggtcagcagtggtcaaactttatTGTCTGCCACACCGCAAGACCTAGAAAAG GAAATGGGAATGAAAAATCCATTGCACAGGAAGAAACTCCATTTAGCCATCAAGACGTTTAATAGCAAGCAGCACGAGAAGTCCGCCGAGCTGGATTACCTCTGGGTCACTC GCTGGCTAGATGACATTGGCCTTCCTCAGTATAAGGACCAATTTAGTGAAGGAAGAGTGGATGGGCAGATGTTGCAGTACCTTACTGTG AACGACTTGTTGGTCCTCAAAGTGACCAGCCAACTGCATCATCTCAGCATCAAGTGCGCCATACATGTTCTACATGTTAACAAGTTCAACCCGAACTGCCTCAAACGCAGGCCCGGCACTGAG AACCAGTTTGCTCCCAGCGAGGTGGTTCAGTGGTCCAATCATCGAGTCATGGAGTGGCTGAGATCTGTGGATCTGGCAGAATACGCCCCAAACCTGAGAGGCAGTGGAGTTCACGGAGGACTAATA ATGTTGGAGCCTCGGTTTAATTCCGACTCGCTGGCCATGCTGCTTAACATCCCTCCTCAGAAAACACTGCTGCGGCGCCACTTGACCACCAATTTCAGCAACCTGGTGGGAGTACAagctcagcaggagaagaaagaGTACATCGAGGCAGTGAACTACACACCACTCAGCATCACTGCCAAAGTCAAG ccTAAAAAGTTGGGCTTCTCTAACTTGACGCATTTGCGGAAGAAGCGGCCAGACGAATCAACAGACTACGTTTGCCCGGTTGAGTCAGCGGGGTCCCTTAAGGGACATTCAACAGTTAACGGTACCCAGGTGTATcactacaacaacaacaacaacttcaGAAGCCTGAGCACCATTGTGACCAGAGAACCTGATCAGTCCAGGCACCAG CCCTTAATACCTCAGCCCGCATCCCACCCCCATCCCGTGCTCCTCAACCCAGCCCATCAGTGTGACCCAGTACCTTGA
- the ppfibp2b gene encoding liprin-beta-2b isoform X10 codes for MDEVSYLKLKLVSIEETQITHPQDPMDTNENKAEYVVNLISELQEQMCRFQEEISTRIQEKRALEDGDSQRGEPRADQAQGHSPVIGLSGTNLSLCGLSTWKHNGALTTNDFLQEVKKLKNKVEELEEEKGQYERQLRVTKAEISDLQQLLASKDAEIECLHTQLLARGSTANDNAEREEVYIKHLINKYQEYQRLKVGMESLLASNDEKTRRIEELTNLVGQYRKINELMALTHGSSEEELSGSLKVRAIAHKAHCDIYRSEMSSRGSSPLMLSSSPYQRDLDSCFQNSMDISLSTGDTTFLNGSWHQRRLQSSSLEELQSRSLQKPVEVLPDESESDVGGENALMELNKYQTLPGKLCGKSELRTKMNGDREREEYLSPVRLSPVSSHNQDYSLIRFRSASAPVLGSPGKYDLYYTECSEQLEGCILSEQSPLSSEMNSGQHSPMSPENRKSQRGIKKLWGLIRRSQSGSPVQTHDPDLVEFKRGGPRNTTGPRQARSGYIRDLKLHFSRWNTEQVCTWLEDIGLGQYATMAHQWVSSGQTLLSATPQDLEKEMGMKNPLHRKKLHLAIKTFNSKQHEKSAELDYLWVTRWLDDIGLPQYKDQFSEGRVDGQMLQYLTVNDLLVLKVTSQLHHLSIKCAIHVLHVNKFNPNCLKRRPGTENQFAPSEVVQWSNHRVMEWLRSVDLAEYAPNLRGSGVHGGLIMLEPRFNSDSLAMLLNIPPQKTLLRRHLTTNFSNLVGVQAQQEKKEYIEAVNYTPLSITAKVKPKKLGFSNLTHLRKKRPDESTDYVCPVESAGSLKGHSTVNGTQVYHYNNNNNFRSLSTIVTREPDQSRHQPLIPQPASHPHPVLLNPAHQCDPVP; via the exons ATGGATGAGGTCTCATACCTGAAACTGAAGTTGGTTAGCATTGAGGAAACGCAGATCACACATCCGCAAGATCCCATGGACACAAACGAGAACAAAGCAGAG TACGTGGTAAATCTCATTAGTGAGCTCCAGGAGCAGATGTGCAGGTTTCAAGAGGAAATCAGCACTCGCATTCAGGAGAAGCGGGCTCTGGAAGATGGTGACAGCCAGCGTGGAGAGCCACGTGCTGACCAAGCCCAGGGTCACAGCCCTGTGATCGGGCTGAGCGGCACAAACCTGAGCCTGTGTGGTCTCAGTACTTGGAAGCACAACGGAGCACTGACTACAAAT GATTTTTTGCAAGAAGTGAAGAAACTCAAGAATAAAGTGGAGGAGTTGGAGGAAGAGAAGGGACAGTATGAGAGGCAACTTCGAGTCACCAAG GCTGAAATTTCAGACCTGCAGCAGCTCCTTGCCTCCAAAGATGCTGAGATTGAATGCCTACACACCCAACTTCTGGCCAGAGGCAGCACAGCCAATGACAACGCAGAGAGAG AGGAGGTGTACATCAAACATCTGATAAACAAAT ATCAGGAATACCAGAGGCTGAAGGTGGGGATGGAGTCTCTTTTAGCTTCAAACGATGAAAAG ACGCGCCGTATAGAGGAGCTGACAAATCTGGTTGGCCAGTATCGAAAGATTAATGAGCTCATGGCACTCACACATG GAAGCAGTGAAGAGGAGCTGAGTGGCAGTTTAAAAGTCAGAGCCATTGCACACAAAGCCCATTGTGATATCTACAGGTCAGAG ATGTCATCAAGAGGATCTTCGCCACTTATGTTATCCTCATCACCTTACCAGAGAGACCTAGATTCATG TTTTCAGAACTCTATGGACATATCACTTTCTACTGGCGATACAACCTTCTTAAATGGATCATG GCATCAGCGCAGGTTGCAGTCAAGCAGTCTTGAGGAATTGCAAAGCAGATCTCTACAAAAG CCCGTAGAGGTCCTGCCAGATGAAAGTGAATCAGACGTAGGGGGAGAG AATGCTCTAATGGAGCTGAACAAGTACCAGACGCTGCCAGGGAAGCTGTGTGGAAAAAGTGAGCTAAGGACCAAGATGAACGGTGACAGAGAAAGAGAAGAATATTTATCTCCTGTAAGGCTCTCGCCTGTCTCTAGCCACAACCAGGACTACAGTCTGA TTCGCTTCAGGAGTGCCAGTGCTCCAGTTTTAG GCTCTCCTGGAAAGTATGATCTTTACTATACTG AATGTTCAGAGCAACTAGAAGGGTGTATATTGTCAGAGCAGTCACCTCTATCCTCTGAAATGAACTCTGGACAGCACTCTCCTATGTCACCCGAAAACAGGAAAAGCCAAAGAGGCATAAAGAAGCTCTGGGGCTT GATTCGTCGGAGTCAATCAGGTAGTCCAGTTCAAACACATGACCCCGATCTTGTCGAGTTCAAGAGGGGAGGCCCCAGAAACACAACTGGACCAAGACAGGCACGTTCAGGGTACATAAG AGACCTGAAGCTGCATTTTTCAAGGTGGAACACAGAGCAGGTGTGTACGTGGCTTGAGGACATTGGACTGGGCCAGTATGCCACCATGGCCCACCAGTGggtcagcagtggtcaaactttatTGTCTGCCACACCGCAAGACCTAGAAAAG GAAATGGGAATGAAAAATCCATTGCACAGGAAGAAACTCCATTTAGCCATCAAGACGTTTAATAGCAAGCAGCACGAGAAGTCCGCCGAGCTGGATTACCTCTGGGTCACTC GCTGGCTAGATGACATTGGCCTTCCTCAGTATAAGGACCAATTTAGTGAAGGAAGAGTGGATGGGCAGATGTTGCAGTACCTTACTGTG AACGACTTGTTGGTCCTCAAAGTGACCAGCCAACTGCATCATCTCAGCATCAAGTGCGCCATACATGTTCTACATGTTAACAAGTTCAACCCGAACTGCCTCAAACGCAGGCCCGGCACTGAG AACCAGTTTGCTCCCAGCGAGGTGGTTCAGTGGTCCAATCATCGAGTCATGGAGTGGCTGAGATCTGTGGATCTGGCAGAATACGCCCCAAACCTGAGAGGCAGTGGAGTTCACGGAGGACTAATA ATGTTGGAGCCTCGGTTTAATTCCGACTCGCTGGCCATGCTGCTTAACATCCCTCCTCAGAAAACACTGCTGCGGCGCCACTTGACCACCAATTTCAGCAACCTGGTGGGAGTACAagctcagcaggagaagaaagaGTACATCGAGGCAGTGAACTACACACCACTCAGCATCACTGCCAAAGTCAAG ccTAAAAAGTTGGGCTTCTCTAACTTGACGCATTTGCGGAAGAAGCGGCCAGACGAATCAACAGACTACGTTTGCCCGGTTGAGTCAGCGGGGTCCCTTAAGGGACATTCAACAGTTAACGGTACCCAGGTGTATcactacaacaacaacaacaacttcaGAAGCCTGAGCACCATTGTGACCAGAGAACCTGATCAGTCCAGGCACCAG CCCTTAATACCTCAGCCCGCATCCCACCCCCATCCCGTGCTCCTCAACCCAGCCCATCAGTGTGACCCAGTACCTTGA
- the ppfibp2b gene encoding liprin-beta-2b isoform X13 — protein sequence METPIDVYKHFSWLKKVNLCPPSNNETYQERLLRLEGDKESLVLQVSVLTDQVEAQGEKIRDLESSLEEHRRKLAFTEEMLQQELVSRTSLETQKLDLMDEVSYLKLKLVSIEETQITHPQDPMDTNENKAEDFLQEVKKLKNKVEELEEEKGQYERQLRVTKAEISDLQQLLASKDAEIECLHTQLLARGSTANDNAEREEVYIKHLINKYQEYQRLKVGMESLLASNDEKTRRIEELTNLVGQYRKINELMALTHGSSEEELSGSLKVRAIAHKAHCDIYRSEMSSRGSSPLMLSSSPYQRDLDSCFQNSMDISLSTGDTTFLNGSWHQRRLQSSSLEELQSRSLQKPVEVLPDESESDVGGENALMELNKYQTLPGKLCGKSELRTKMNGDREREEYLSPVRLSPVSSHNQDYSLIRFRSASAPVLGSPGKYDLYYTECSEQLEGCILSEQSPLSSEMNSGQHSPMSPENRKSQRGIKKLWGLIRRSQSGSPVQTHDPDLVEFKRGGPRNTTGPRQARSGYIRDLKLHFSRWNTEQVCTWLEDIGLGQYATMAHQWVSSGQTLLSATPQDLEKEMGMKNPLHRKKLHLAIKTFNSKQHEKSAELDYLWVTRWLDDIGLPQYKDQFSEGRVDGQMLQYLTVNDLLVLKVTSQLHHLSIKCAIHVLHVNKFNPNCLKRRPGTENQFAPSEVVQWSNHRVMEWLRSVDLAEYAPNLRGSGVHGGLIMLEPRFNSDSLAMLLNIPPQKTLLRRHLTTNFSNLVGVQAQQEKKEYIEAVNYTPLSITAKVKPKKLGFSNLTHLRKKRPDESTDYVCPVESAGSLKGHSTVNGTQVYHYNNNNNFRSLSTIVTREPDQSRHQPLIPQPASHPHPVLLNPAHQCDPVP from the exons GAACTGGTGAGCAGGACGTCTCTGGAAACTCAGAAGTTAGATCTGATGGATGAGGTCTCATACCTGAAACTGAAGTTGGTTAGCATTGAGGAAACGCAGATCACACATCCGCAAGATCCCATGGACACAAACGAGAACAAAGCAGAG GATTTTTTGCAAGAAGTGAAGAAACTCAAGAATAAAGTGGAGGAGTTGGAGGAAGAGAAGGGACAGTATGAGAGGCAACTTCGAGTCACCAAG GCTGAAATTTCAGACCTGCAGCAGCTCCTTGCCTCCAAAGATGCTGAGATTGAATGCCTACACACCCAACTTCTGGCCAGAGGCAGCACAGCCAATGACAACGCAGAGAGAG AGGAGGTGTACATCAAACATCTGATAAACAAAT ATCAGGAATACCAGAGGCTGAAGGTGGGGATGGAGTCTCTTTTAGCTTCAAACGATGAAAAG ACGCGCCGTATAGAGGAGCTGACAAATCTGGTTGGCCAGTATCGAAAGATTAATGAGCTCATGGCACTCACACATG GAAGCAGTGAAGAGGAGCTGAGTGGCAGTTTAAAAGTCAGAGCCATTGCACACAAAGCCCATTGTGATATCTACAGGTCAGAG ATGTCATCAAGAGGATCTTCGCCACTTATGTTATCCTCATCACCTTACCAGAGAGACCTAGATTCATG TTTTCAGAACTCTATGGACATATCACTTTCTACTGGCGATACAACCTTCTTAAATGGATCATG GCATCAGCGCAGGTTGCAGTCAAGCAGTCTTGAGGAATTGCAAAGCAGATCTCTACAAAAG CCCGTAGAGGTCCTGCCAGATGAAAGTGAATCAGACGTAGGGGGAGAG AATGCTCTAATGGAGCTGAACAAGTACCAGACGCTGCCAGGGAAGCTGTGTGGAAAAAGTGAGCTAAGGACCAAGATGAACGGTGACAGAGAAAGAGAAGAATATTTATCTCCTGTAAGGCTCTCGCCTGTCTCTAGCCACAACCAGGACTACAGTCTGA TTCGCTTCAGGAGTGCCAGTGCTCCAGTTTTAG GCTCTCCTGGAAAGTATGATCTTTACTATACTG AATGTTCAGAGCAACTAGAAGGGTGTATATTGTCAGAGCAGTCACCTCTATCCTCTGAAATGAACTCTGGACAGCACTCTCCTATGTCACCCGAAAACAGGAAAAGCCAAAGAGGCATAAAGAAGCTCTGGGGCTT GATTCGTCGGAGTCAATCAGGTAGTCCAGTTCAAACACATGACCCCGATCTTGTCGAGTTCAAGAGGGGAGGCCCCAGAAACACAACTGGACCAAGACAGGCACGTTCAGGGTACATAAG AGACCTGAAGCTGCATTTTTCAAGGTGGAACACAGAGCAGGTGTGTACGTGGCTTGAGGACATTGGACTGGGCCAGTATGCCACCATGGCCCACCAGTGggtcagcagtggtcaaactttatTGTCTGCCACACCGCAAGACCTAGAAAAG GAAATGGGAATGAAAAATCCATTGCACAGGAAGAAACTCCATTTAGCCATCAAGACGTTTAATAGCAAGCAGCACGAGAAGTCCGCCGAGCTGGATTACCTCTGGGTCACTC GCTGGCTAGATGACATTGGCCTTCCTCAGTATAAGGACCAATTTAGTGAAGGAAGAGTGGATGGGCAGATGTTGCAGTACCTTACTGTG AACGACTTGTTGGTCCTCAAAGTGACCAGCCAACTGCATCATCTCAGCATCAAGTGCGCCATACATGTTCTACATGTTAACAAGTTCAACCCGAACTGCCTCAAACGCAGGCCCGGCACTGAG AACCAGTTTGCTCCCAGCGAGGTGGTTCAGTGGTCCAATCATCGAGTCATGGAGTGGCTGAGATCTGTGGATCTGGCAGAATACGCCCCAAACCTGAGAGGCAGTGGAGTTCACGGAGGACTAATA ATGTTGGAGCCTCGGTTTAATTCCGACTCGCTGGCCATGCTGCTTAACATCCCTCCTCAGAAAACACTGCTGCGGCGCCACTTGACCACCAATTTCAGCAACCTGGTGGGAGTACAagctcagcaggagaagaaagaGTACATCGAGGCAGTGAACTACACACCACTCAGCATCACTGCCAAAGTCAAG ccTAAAAAGTTGGGCTTCTCTAACTTGACGCATTTGCGGAAGAAGCGGCCAGACGAATCAACAGACTACGTTTGCCCGGTTGAGTCAGCGGGGTCCCTTAAGGGACATTCAACAGTTAACGGTACCCAGGTGTATcactacaacaacaacaacaacttcaGAAGCCTGAGCACCATTGTGACCAGAGAACCTGATCAGTCCAGGCACCAG CCCTTAATACCTCAGCCCGCATCCCACCCCCATCCCGTGCTCCTCAACCCAGCCCATCAGTGTGACCCAGTACCTTGA